The Comamonas piscis region CAAGCGCAATGATGCTTTTGCATCAACACCCGTGGTCATGTTGTCGTCCAAGGACGGCGTCTTTGACAAGGCCCGGGGACGGATGGTGGGTTGTGAAGACTACCTCACCAAGCCATTTACCAAAGATCAATTACTGGAAACCGTCGGACGTTTCGTTGCCGAGCGTTAAGGAGGGGTCGTGCCTATTCAAAAAGTTCTTATCGTTGATGATTCAAAAACTGAGTTGATGTTTTTGAGTGATCTGCTTGTACGCCAGGGTATGGTGGTGCGCACTGCGCAAAATTCGGACGAGGCCATGCTGCGCCTGTCCGAAGAGCGCCCTGACCTGATCCTGATGGATGTAGTGATGCCGGGACAAAACGGCTTTCAGCTGACCCGTCTGATTACCCGCACGCCGGAATATGCCGATATTCCGATCATCATGTGCACCAGCAAGAATCAGGAAACCGACCGGGTCTGGGGCATGCGCCAAGGCGCACGTGGCTATGTGACCAAGCCGGTGGATCCGGCCGAACTCAAGGCCAAGATCGAGGCGCTGGGATAAGGCATGGCACAGCGCGAAGACTTGCGAGAGCTGCAAACCCGTCTGGCCGATCGCCTGAGCCAGGCCCGCAACCAGACAGCGGTTGGTGCCTCGTGGCTGGCCGTCAAGATCAGTGGCAAGAACTTTCTGCTGCCTTTGAGCCAGTCCGGCGAAGTGCTGGGCTGGAGCGGGGTGGAGCCTGTACCTTATACGAAGCCCTGGATGCTCGGCGTGACCAGCATCCGGGGTATTTTGTTGACGGTGGTGGATTTGGCCCGCATGTTGGGCTTGCCCGCCGCGCGCAGTGAGCAGGTGTTCGCCGGGGCCTCGGTCGTCGCGCTCAACCCCATGATGGGCGTCAATGCCGCACTGTTTGTCGAGCAGCTGGAAGGCTTGCGCGGCAGCAATGATTTTTCGCAATCCAAAGACAAACCGGCCGATGCGCCGGAATTTTTTGGTGCGCTCTATACATCCGCCAGTGGCGAGCAGTGGCAGGAACTCAACCTGCAGCTGCTGGCCAATGCGCCAGATTTTCTCGATATCACGGTTTAGTGCGGGGCTTCCGCGGCGTCATCCTTTTCAGTATTTGTATGTTCAACAAACTATTCAAACGCAAAGAAGAAGCGGCAGACCCAGGTGTCAGCATCTTTCCAGATGGTGACCAGGTAATGCTTTCCGAAGGCTCGACCGGCGACGGCGTGCCATCAGCGAAGAGCGCTGGCAGCGCGTCCGGCGCCGCTGCGCAGGACGACTACATGGTCCAGCTGGTCGACGGCGAAGCCGTTGGCGAAGATCTGGTAACCCTGCCGGTGCTCGGCACGGCTCCGGCTGCCAAGCACCAAAAGAACCTGCTGACCATCGTGGTCGTGGGTCTGGTGGTGTTCTTTGCACTGGCGGTCTGGGCGATCTTGCAGTCCCGCACCACCGGCGGCCAGTTGGCCGCCACCAGCCAGGCCTTGACCCAGTCGCAGCGCTTGGCCAAATCGGTGGGCCAGGCCGTCAACGGTAATGAACTGGCCTTCGTCGAAGTGGCGGAAGCCTCGTCGATTCTGAAGAAGAGCATCGACGGCTTGAACATGGGCTCGGAAGACCCCGCGATCAAGTCGCTGGGAAGCTCCTACGCCGAGGTGCTGGCGCCACTGGTGGAAGCCTCGGACCGCACTGCGAGCAAGAGCGATGCCGTGGTCAAGCAAAAAGCCTCGCTGGTCGCAATGAACAAAGACTTGCAGGCTATTCACAAAAACACCCAGACCCTGCTCGAGCTGAGCGAGGCCGTGGTGAGCCTGAAGCTGCAACAAGCAGCGCCGCCTGCTGAAATTGCAGCAGCCAGCCAGCTGGCCATGCTGACCCAGCGTATCGGCAAGTCGGCCAACGACTTCCAAAGCGCCTCGGGTGCCAATGCCGAAGCGGTGTTCTTGCTGGGCAAGGATTTGAACACCTTCAAGGAAATCGTCGCCGGCCTGCTCAACGGCAGCGCCGAGTTGCGCCTGAGCCCCGCCCGTGATGGCGCTGTGCGTGACAAGCTGCAAGAGCTGTCGGCCCAGTACGACATCACCTTGAAGGACGGCTCTTCGGTGCTGAGCAACCTCAAGGGCATCTCGGAAGCGCGCGAGGCGGAAGTCTCGATCCAGTCCGCCAGCGATCCGCTGCGCAAGGGCCTGGAAGTGCTGCAGGCGGACCTGAACAGCTGGTCTGACCGTGTCTGGCTGTACCTTGTCGGCATTGTGCTGGCTGCGTTGCTGGTGGGCTTGGGTGTCTGGGGCCTGGTGCGTTTGCAGCTGGCCGACAGCTCGAACCGCCGCCGTTCTGCAGAAGCGCTGCAACAAGAAGCGACCCGCCAGGAGCAGGAGGCCAAGCGCCTCAACGACGCCAACCAGGCCGCCATTTTGCGTTTGATGAACGAACTGCAATCGGTGGCTGAAGGGGATCTGACCCAGGAAGCCACCGTGACCGAGGACATCACCGGCGCGATTGCCGACTCGGTGAACTACACGGTGGAAGAGCTGCGCATGCTGGTGGGCAGCGTGCAGAACACGGCAACCCGCGTGGCGCAAACCACTTCGACCGTGGATGCCACCTCGACCGAGCTGTTGGCCGCATCGACCGAGCAGCTGCGCGAGATTCGCGAAACCGGCAAGTCCATTCTGGACATGGCAACCCGTATTAACCTCGTGTCGTCCCAGGCGCAGGAGTCGGCATCGGTGGCGCGCAAATCGCTGATGGCTGCCGAGTCCGGTCTGCAAGCGGTGGACAACGCGATCGGTGGTATGAACTCCATCCGTGACCAGATCCAGGACACCTCCAAGCGTATCAAGCGCCTGGGTGAGTCTTCGCAGGAAATTGGTGAAATTACCGACCTGATCTCGGACATTACCGAACAGACCAACGTGCTGGCGCTGAATGCCGCTATTCAAGCCGCCTCGGCCGGTGAAGCCGGTCGCGGCTTCTCGGTGGTGGCCGAAGAAGTGCAGCGTCTGGCGGAACGTTCCGCCGATGCAACGCGCCAGATCTCGGTGCTGGTGAAAGCCATTCAGACCGACACCCAGGATGCCGTGGCCGCTATGGAGCGCTCGACCCAGGGTGTGGTGGAAGGGGCCCGTCTGTCCGACAGCGCCGGTACTGCACTGAACGAAATTGACCGCGTGTCGCGCGAACTGGCGGATCTGATTCAACAGATTTCCCGTTCTGCATCCGACGAAGCGGTTCAGGCCAACGATGTGGCGGAGAATATCCAGCATATTTTTGCGGTGACGGAGCAGACCAGTGATGGAACCCGTACCACGGCGCAGCAGGTGCGTGAGCTGTCGCAAATGGCCGAGGAGCTGCGCCAGTCGGTGTCTCGGTTCAAGATTGCCTGACCGATGCCTGCTGTTTAATTTTGACCCGCAATCGGGGACTGTTGCATGTCTATAGCTATCGAAAATAAAGCGGAAAACGCGCAGCCAACAGAAGAGAGGGATCTCGGGCCATTGGCATGGATCAATGACGAGGTTCGCCGGTCATTGGAATCCACGGTCAAGGCATTGCTTCGTTACAGCCGGGATGTGGAAACGGCCAAGGTATCGGATCTGGAAGCCATCGATACCACCGGTATCCGGGTAGCCAAGCAGTACCTGCACCAGGTCAAGGGTGCCTTGCAGATGGTGGGTATTGACCAGGGCGCAGAACTGGTCGGTCTTATGGAAGAGGCGGCGCAGCGTTTTGCCGCCAAGCCCCATCTGTGCACCGAGAAATCGGTGGCGCTGATGGAGCGCACCTCGTTTGCACTGTTGGAATACCTGAGCCATGTGCTCAAGGGCCGCAGCGTCTCCTTTGTGGCGCTGTTTCCGCAGTACAAGGAAATGCAGGCCTTCATTGGGGTGGAACGCGTGCACCCCGCCGACCTGTGGCATGGCGACCAGGCACAGCAGGAGCCGCTGACCCCAGCGGTGGCCGTGCTGCTGCTGGACCGCAGTGCGCGTGAGCGCCTCGATTCGGACATGCTGCAGATCATCAAATCTGCCGACAGCCGTGCGGCGCAGGATTTGACGGCAGTCTGCCTGGGCCTGGCCCAGGGCCAGAGCCAAAAACCGTTGAAGCTGTTCTGGAAGGTGGCCGCAGGCTTCTTTGACGCGCTGGCGCACAAGCTGGTCGACCCCGACCTCTATGTGAAGCGCTCGGCGTCACGGGTCATCATGCAGTTTGCTGCGCATGCCAAGGGTGGCAGCGACGTGGACAAGACCCTGCAGCATGAGCTGAATTTTTTCTGTGCCGTGGCGCAGGGCCCTGACGAGGCCAAGGCCACGGTGCTGCAAGCGGTACGTGCCAGCTTGCAGACCGAGGCGCTGCAAGGCGTCAACTACGGCCAGGAACGCTTTGGCCAGTATGACCCGGCCGTGCTCGCCCAGGCGCGCAAGCGCCTGGAGTCCGCCGCCGAGCTCTGGTCCTCGCTCGCCGATGGCGACCGCTACAAGATCAAACCCGTAGCCGACCAGTTCCACCTGATCCGCGAGTCGCTGCACAAGCTGCATATCGGTGCGGACGAGCTGGGGGCGGCGCTGGGCCGCGTGACCGAGCGCCTGGTGAACACCGGCACACCGCCCTCGACCCCGATGGCCATGGAAGTGGCCACGGCCGTGCTGTACCTGCAGGCCAATCTGGAGTCGCTGGACGTCAAGCCCGCGCTGATGCGCGAGCGCGCCGACCGCCTGGCGCAGCGCCTGGACCATGTGCTGGCCGACCAGCCCCCTGAGCCGCTGGAGACCTGGGTCGAAGAGCTGTACCGCCGCGTCAGCGACCACCAGACCATGGGCAGCGTGGTGGATGAACTCCACTCCACCCTGGCCGAAGCTGAAAAGCACCTGGACCAGTATTTCCGCAACCCCGAGGATGTCTCGATGCTGGGCTCGGTCACCGGTTCGCTGTCGCAGATGCGCGGTGTGCTGTCGGTGCTGGGCCTGGACCAGGCGGTGGCTGCCACGCAGCACCTGCGCACGGTGGTGGACCAACTGGCTGCAGGTCAGGTAGCGGATGAAGACAAGCCCGTCGTGTTCGAAAAGCTGGGCAACAGCCTGGGCGCACTGGGCTTCCTGCTCGACATGCTGGGTTATCAGCGCACTCTGGCACGCAAGCTCTTCGTGTTTGATGCAACCAGCGGCGAGCTGCGCATTGTGATGGGCACGCAAAAGGCCGGCGATCTGCCTGCGGCTCCCGTGGCACCCGCGCCGGTTGCAGCCCCTGCTGCACCTGAAGAGCCAGAAGACGATTCCGTCTACTTTGCACCCACCATTCCCGCTCCGCTGTTCGATGCCAGCCCCGCTCCGGCGCCCAAGGCCCCTGCGGTGCTCGCGCCCGATCTGGAGTTTTTTGCGCCCGCCCCGGTGCAGGCCGCTGCCGTGCAAGCACAGCCACCGGTGTCGGAAGAATCGCTGGACGGCGAGCTGCTGGAAATCTTCCTGGAAGAGGCCCAGTCGGTGGTGCAGACCGGCGGGCAGGCATTGCAATCCCTACGCCGCGTGCCGGACGATGCCGAGGCCCTGACCACCTTGCGCCGCGCCTTCCACACCCTCAAGGGCAGCTCGCGCATGGTGGGCTTGGTGCAGTACGGTGATGCCGCCTGGTCGATGGAGCAGGTCCTCAACAGCTGGGTTGCCGAACACAAGCCGGCCAATGCGCCGCTGCTGGCGCTGAGCTCTGAGGCGCTGAACGGCTTTGGCCGCTGGGCCGAGGACATTGGCGCACAGCGCCAGTCCACCTGGAACCCCGATATTTTCCGCATCTCGGCCGATGCCATGCGCCTGGATGGCCTGCATCTGCCGTTGGTGGTGCCTGCCGAAGCAGGCCCACTGACCGAGCTTGCAGCATGGCCAGACGACACGCAGGCCATGGCGCTGGAAGCCGATGCGCCCGCTGCGGTGGACACCGCCGAGCCCCTGGCCGAGCTGGAACTGCCGCCGGAAGAGGCTGCGCCTGCAGCTGCCGCTGACGCCGAGCTGGCGCCGGCCCTGGTCTGGCCGTTGGACGGCATTGATCTGGAGCTGGACCCTGCCGCTGCGCTGGAACCCGCAACTGCGCTCAGCACGCCTTCGGGCCTGGTGCCGCTGTCGATGGCGCCGGAAAGCGCCGAGGAAGTGGACTTCTCCGAGTTTGCGCAGGCCATGGCCAGTGCCGAGGCCAAGACCGCAGAAGTGCAAACGCCAGAGCCCCTGCAGCCGCATGACAGCGCGCTGGACTTTGTGCCGATGGATGCGGACCTGGAGTTTGTGGCCGAGGACACAGCCGCCAAGCTGGAGCCTGCGCCTACCCGTTTGCCGCTGGAACTGCCTTCGCTGGACCTGACGCCCGCGCCTGCTGCACCGCCGCAGCCCGCCAACAGCGCCTTCGATGCCATCGAATTTGCAGACACCATGCTGCCCGAGTTGGAAGCGCTGCCTGAAGCGCCCGTGGCCGAACCCCAGCCTTTGCTGGTGGTGCCCGATGACCTGGTGTTCAACGAGTTCAGCGTGCCGGATCTGGAACCCGTTGCATCGACCCCTGCACAAGCGCTGGAGGCCGTGGAGCCTTTGGAAGCCCTGCAGGCCGAAGCACCCGCCGAGAGCCTGGTGGAGGCTGCGGCCCCCGTAGAACTGCCGGAGCCAGAGACTGTGGTGGCGCCTGCTGCAGCAGAGGAACTGGAAGCGCCGGCCGAACTGCCAGCAGCGCAAGAAACCCCTGCGCAGCCAGAAGCCCAGGCAGAAACAACAGCCCCGGCCGATGCCGACGCCAATGGCGAGGACCCCGCTGAGGCCGTCAATGTGCTGGGCGTGAGCACCGCGCTGTTCAATGTCTACCTGACAGAGGCCGAGAACTGGTCGCACAACCTGGAGAAGGTGCTATACAGCTGGGCCCAGTCGCCCAATCGCAACTTCCCGGAAGACGCGATCGCCTATGCCCATTCGCTGGCAGGCAGCTCGTCCACGGTGGGCTTTGGCTCGCTGTCCGAGTTGGCGCGTGCGCTGGAGCATGCGCTCTCGCATATCCACAACTTCTCCAACCCCGAAGTGGCCTGGCTCAACACCTGCCAGGCGGCGGGCTCGGAGATCCGCAAGCTCTTGCACCAACTGGCGGCCGGTTTTGTCAAACCAGCCAGCGAGATCGTGGTGCAGGACCTGGTCGATATTGCCAACCAGGAAATCAACTCGCAGCTGCACCCACCTTATGGGCTGGTCGATTTCGACGCCGAGCTGTCCGGTTTGGACAAACTGCACGATCTGCAGGAAGTGCAGGAACGTCCTGTGGCAGCCCCCATCGAGCCGCTGCGCAGCTTTGCGCCTGCGCCGGTGGTCGCTGCCGCCTTGTCTTCTGCCGCCTTGCCCGATGTGCTGGAGCTGCGCAACGACGATGCGATTGAAGTGGTCGATGTCATTGATCCGGACCTGTTCCTGATCTTTGAAGAAGAAGCGCAAGAGCTGCTGCCCAAGCTGGGTGCGGCTTTGCGGGAATGGTCGGCCGACCCGATGTACCTGCCGCCGCGCGGCGAGGTGCTGCGCCATCTGCACACCCTCAAGGGCAGTGCGCGACTGGCGGGCGCCATGCGTCTGGGCGAAATGTCCCACCGCATGGAGTCCGAGGTCGAGGACATTGGCACGGAAAACCTGACCGGGCAGGACATCGAGATTCTGCTGGCGCGTTACGACGGTCTGCAGCACGAGTTTGTCGGGCTGCAAGAGCGTGGCAACCAGGTGCTGGCAGAAGGTGCCTTGCCCCAGCAGCTGCCTGCGGCCACCGAGATGGGCGAAGTGGTGGCCGAAGTGGCCGCCAGCACACCGGCCGCGCTGGAAAGCGCTGGCGCTGAACAGGCTGCGCAAGCGGCCGATGCGGCCAACGCCGCCGCTGGCGTGCAGCACAAACCACTGATGCTGCGCATGGCGCCAGTGCGTGCCGCTGCCGGCCAATCGGTGCGGGTGCGCTCGCAGCTGCTGGACCGCCTGGTCAACGAAGCCGGCGAGGTGCTGATTGCCCGTTCGCGGCTGGACATGCGCCTGACCAATATCCGCGCATCGATCAAAGACATGTCGAGCAACCTCGAGCGCTTGCGCAACTTGCTGCGCGATGTGGAGATGCAGGCTGAGTCGCAGATGCAGTCGCGCATGGCGCTAGCCAAGGACTCGGAATCGGGCTTTGACCCGCTGGAGTTCGACCGCTTTACCCGCGTGCAGGAACTCACCCGCATGATGGCCGAATCGGTCAACGACGTGGGCACGGTGCAGCGCAATCTGCAGCGCACGGCCGAAGGCGCCGAAGACGACCTGATTGCACAGGGCCGCCAGGCCCGCGAGCTGCAGCGCGATCTGCTGCGCACGCGCATGGTGGAGTTCGACTCTATCTCCGAGCGCTTGTACGCCATCGTGCGCCAGATCTCCAAGGAGCTGGGCAAACAGGTCAAGCTGGACATCACCGGCGCCTCGATCGAGATCGACCGCGGTGTGCTGGATCGGGTGACCCCGGCCTTCGAGCACTTGCTGCGCAACAGCGTGGCCCACGGTATTGAGCTGCCCGAGGTGCGCAAGGCGCAGGGCAAGGCACCAGTGGGCATCATTGCCATCGATGTGCGCCAGGAAGGCAACGATATCGCGGTGTCCATCCACGACGACGGTGCGGGCCTGCAGCTTGACGCGATCCGCCGCAAGGCGATGCAGTCGGGCCTGATCAGCGCTGATGAAACTTTGGATGTGAATCAGGCCGCGCAGCTGATCTTTGCGCCCGGCTTCTCTACGGCGACCGAGGTGTCCGAGCTGTCGGGCCGCGGTATCGGCATGGACGTGGTGCGTACCGAGATCCAGTCGTTGGGTGGCCACATCGTGACCACCTCGGAGGCTGGCAAGGGCACGCGCTTCCAGATGGTGATGCCGCTGACCACCGCTGTCACCCAAGTGGTGATGATGCGTGCCGGCGACATCAAGTTTGGCGTACCGGCCAATCTGGTGGAGTATGTGCGGCGCGTGCCCAAAGCCCTCATCGAGCAGGCCCACGGTACCGGCACCTACACCGACAACGAACAAGCGCTGCCGTACTACTTTGCTGGTGCCTTGCTGCAGGGCAACCTGCGCAGCACGGAAGAGCCGGAGAAGACCAGTGCGGTCGTGATCCTGCGCTCGGCGACCAAGCGCCTGGCCGTGCACATCGATGAAGTGCTGGGCAACCAGGAAGTTGTGGTCAAGAACCTGGGCCCGCAGCTGGCACGTCTGCCAGGTCTGGCAGGTATGTCGGTGCTGGCTTCCGGCGCGATTGTGTTGATCTACAACCCGGTAGCCTTGTACACCGTGTATGGCCAGCAGATTGCCGACCGCATCGCCCAAGCCGCCGTCCACCCCGAGGTGGCCAAGGCACCGGTGCGCGAGCTGGCTGAGCAGGCCGTGCAGACGCCGTTGGTGCTGGTGGTCGACGACTCCATCACCGTGCGCCGTGTGACCCAGCGTTTGCTGCAGCGCGAAGGCTACCGTGTGGCACTGGCGGCCGATGGCCTGCAGGCACTGGACCGTTTGCGCGAAGAGCGCCCGGTCATGGTGCTGTCGGACATCGAGATGCCGCGCATGGACGGCTTCGAGCTGGTGCGCGAGATCCGCGCCGATGCATCGATGAAGGACCTGCCGGTGGTGATGATCACCTCGCGCATTGCCGACAAGCACCGCGAGCACGCTGCCAGCCTGGGCGTAGACCACTACCTGGGCAAGCCCTATGCCGACGAAGTGTTGCTCTCGCTGGTTCGCCAGTGCGTGCTGGACAACGAGATCAAGGCGGCCGACGCAGCGCCGCTGCAGTGACCGGCATGACTGCCATATGACAAGGGCCGCAGCGATGCGGCCCTTTTTTATGCCTGCCCTCTGCATCCCAGCCGGGCCGCCAAAAGGCCGGCAGCCTGCCCGTACAATGGCCCCATGAGCGCTGAGACTGACACTTCCGGGACCCTGAACCTGACCCACCACTTTCTGATTGCGATGCCTGGCATGCAAGACGAGATGTTTGGCCGCAGCGTGGTCTATGTCTGTGAGCACAGCGACAAAGGCGCGCTGGGCATCATCATCAACAAGCCCTCGGACATCACGATGGGCAAGCTGTTTGACAAGGTCGATCTGCCGCTGCGCCGCGAGGACCTGGAGCTGGAACCGGTGTTCCAGGGCGGCCCGGTCCACACCGAGCGCGGCTTTGTGTTGCATGACCGGATCGTGATTGAGTCGGGCGCCGCCGACGAATCCGCTTATTCCGCGACCTTGACCATTCCCGGCGGGCTGGAGATGACCACCTCGCGCGATGTGCTGGAGGCCCTGTCCACCGGCGCCGGCCCGCACCGGGTGTTGGTGTCCTTGGGCTATTCGACCTGGGGTGAAGGCCAGCTGGAGTCGGAGATCACCGAAAACGCCTGGCTGACCGTGCATGCCGATGCCGCCGTGATTTTTGACACGCCGGTGGCCGAGCGCTATGACACGGCCTTGGCGCTGTTGGGCGTGCAGCCCTGGGCGCTGTCTGCTGCAGCAGGACGTGCATGACGGATGCGGCCACCAAGCCCCTGCTGGATCAGGCGCGCAGCATGCAGAGTTTTATCGCCTTTGACTTTGGCATGAAGCGCACCGGTGCCGCCTTTGGCACCCGCATGCTGGGCACGGCACGGCCGCTGCCCACGATCCATGCCGAGGGCAAAGCCCGTTTCACGCCGATGGAGAGCCTGGTCAGCCAGTGGCAGCCTGATGCGCTGGTGGTCGGCATTCCCTACCACCCCGATGGCGCCGCCCACGAGAACACCACCTTGGCACTGCGTTTTGCGCGCCAGCTGCGTGGCCGCTTTGGCCTGCTGGTGTTTGAGGTGGATGAGCGCTACAGCACCACCGAAGCGCTGGCCAACGGCGCGCGTGATGCGGATGCCGCCTCTGCCTGCATCATTCTTGAACAGTTCATGCGCAGTCTGGATGTCCCGGACCTGGATGCCGCCACCTGATGGCGGCTTTTTAACGTCACCATGCAAGCATTGATTCGCTCCCTGGTCGGCCTGTGGCGCCTTGTGCGCATGGGCCTGCATATCGTTGTCGGTGTCGTAAAGATCTGGCTCACGTTTGGGCGCTTAGGCCATGATGAGCGCAACCGGGCGGTGGAGCGCTGGGCTGGCCAGCTGCTCAAGCTGAGCGGCATTGAGCTGCGGGTGCTGGGTGCCGTGCCCGCGCATGGCCCCTTGCTGATTGTGGCCAACCACCTGTCCTGGCTCGATATCCCGGCCATCCATGCGGCCAAGCATTGCCGCTTTGTCTCCAAGTCCGATGTCAAGGCCTGGCCGGTGATTGGCAGCTTGGCCAGCGCGGCGGGCACCTTGTTCATCGAGCGCAATTCGCGCCGCGATGCGATGCGCACCGTCAGCCGCATGGAAGAGGCGATGCGCAAAGGCGATATCGTCGCCGTCTTCCCCGAAGGCACCACTGGAGACGGCCACCAGCTGCTGCCCTTCCATGCCAACCTGCTGCAATCGGCGATTGCGGCTGAGTCGCCGGTACAGCCCCTGGGCCTGTGTTTTTACGACAAGCAAAGCGGCCAGATGAGCAGCGCCCCTAGTTATGTGGGCGATGAGAGCCTGATCGGCTCCATGTGGCGCACGGTGACGGCCCCACCCTTGGTGGCCCAACTGAACTATGGTGAGCCGCAGCCCCCCGAGGGCCGCAACCGGCGCGATTGGTCGGCCGATCTGCAAGCAGCGGTGAATGTGTTGCGCCAGGTGCAGCGCTAAGCTTCAAAGTTCTGGCGCGAAGCAGACCAGGTGCTCGGGTTGCGCACGCAGGCCAATGCTGTCGCCCAGCGCGTGATGTAGCTGGCTGGATACCTGGGCATAGACCAGCTGCTCGCTGGGCAGCTGCAAGGTGTACAGGTACTGCGATCCCCGGAAGGATTTGCGCAGCAAGGTGGCGCGGTAGGGCGAGTCAGCATCAAACACCACCTCGCTGGCGCGCAACAGCACATCACAGGCTGCTTGCGATTCCGGCGCGTCAATGGCACCCAAGGGCGTGGTCAGCTGCCAGCCTTGCGCCGACGACACCGGGTGGGCGGGCAACAGGCTGCCATGGCCGATAAAGTTGGCCACAAAGCGGCTGGCCGGCTTTTGGAACAAGGTGGTCGCATCGGCCCACTGATGCAGGTGGCCGCTTTCCATCACGCCAATCTGGTCGCCAATCGCAAAGGCTTCCAACTGGTCATGGGTCACGAAGAGGGCGGTCGCCTGGGCGGCCTTCAGGATGTCGCGCAGCTCATGGGCCAGGCGTTCGCGCAGATCTACATCGAGGTTGGAGAAGGGCTCGTCGAGCAGCATCAGCTGGGGTTGGGGTGCCAGCGCCCGGGCCAGGGCCACGCGCTGCTGCTGGCCACCTGATAGCTCATGCGGGTAGCGGACTGCACTGTTCTCCAGCCCCACCAGGCGCAGCACCTCTTGCACCCGGTGCTGTTGCTCGGTCCTGGGAAGCTGGTGGATGCCAAAAGCCACGTTCTTGCCGACCGTCAGATGCGGGAAGAGCGCGTAATCCTGGAACACCATGCCGATGCGGCGCTTTTCTGGCGGCAGATTGCTGGTGCTGCTGCTGACCACCTGGCCTTGCAGGCGGATCTCGCCACTGCTGATGGGTTCGAGCCCGGCAACCGCGCGCAGCAAGGTCGTCTTGCCGCAGCCCGAGGGGCCAATTAGCACCCCAATATCGCCCGCCTGCAGCTGCAAAGACACCTGCGCCACGGCAGGCTGGGCGCGCCCGGCGTAGCGCACATTCAGTTGGGAGACCTCTAGAAACATGGCGGCATTGTAGAGGGCCGCCCAATGGCAAGGGGATAAGGATGCTTTGCATAACCCTCGCCCAATGGAATGGACGCGGATCGCCCGAGACCGCGTTCCGGCCATGGCAGGGATTTATGCAGAGGATCCTTTGCAGGGGCGCAGGTAGAATCGCCAGCTTTTGGCCCGTCAGTGATTCGCATTTGCAAAACCTTGCCCGCTTCCGTCGTCAGTTGCTGCTAGTGGCCATTGCCTTGGTGCTGGTGTTGCCGGTGCTCACCGTTTTCAGCGCCTGGCTGCCCGGGGCGGGCAACGATGCCGATGCCTTTGCGGTGGTGCGCGAGATGTTTGCCACCGTGCTGCCGGGCTACATCCACACGACGCTGGCCTTGGGCCTGATGGTGGCGCTGGGCTCGGCGGTGCTGGGCACCTTGTGTGCAGCGGCGGTGACCTTGTTCGATTTTCGGGGCCGCAAAACCTTGGAATGGCTGCTGCTGTTGCCCCTAGCGATGCCAGCCTATGTGACGGCCTATGCCTATACCGATTTTCTGCAGTTCAGCGGGCCGCTGCAGGTGTGGATGCGCGCCAGCTTTGGGCTCGAAGGGCGCCTGCTGCCGGAGGTGCGCTCGCTGGGCGGCGCGGTGCTGGTATTTGTAGTCTCGCTCTACCCTTATGTTTATCTGCTGGCCCGCACGGCTTTGAGCGAACGCGCCGCGCACCTGATGGAGGCCGCGCGCCTGCTGGGCGCCTCGATGCCGCGCCGCATCCGCATGGTGGCCTTGCCGATG contains the following coding sequences:
- a CDS encoding methyl-accepting chemotaxis protein: MFNKLFKRKEEAADPGVSIFPDGDQVMLSEGSTGDGVPSAKSAGSASGAAAQDDYMVQLVDGEAVGEDLVTLPVLGTAPAAKHQKNLLTIVVVGLVVFFALAVWAILQSRTTGGQLAATSQALTQSQRLAKSVGQAVNGNELAFVEVAEASSILKKSIDGLNMGSEDPAIKSLGSSYAEVLAPLVEASDRTASKSDAVVKQKASLVAMNKDLQAIHKNTQTLLELSEAVVSLKLQQAAPPAEIAAASQLAMLTQRIGKSANDFQSASGANAEAVFLLGKDLNTFKEIVAGLLNGSAELRLSPARDGAVRDKLQELSAQYDITLKDGSSVLSNLKGISEAREAEVSIQSASDPLRKGLEVLQADLNSWSDRVWLYLVGIVLAALLVGLGVWGLVRLQLADSSNRRRSAEALQQEATRQEQEAKRLNDANQAAILRLMNELQSVAEGDLTQEATVTEDITGAIADSVNYTVEELRMLVGSVQNTATRVAQTTSTVDATSTELLAASTEQLREIRETGKSILDMATRINLVSSQAQESASVARKSLMAAESGLQAVDNAIGGMNSIRDQIQDTSKRIKRLGESSQEIGEITDLISDITEQTNVLALNAAIQAASAGEAGRGFSVVAEEVQRLAERSADATRQISVLVKAIQTDTQDAVAAMERSTQGVVEGARLSDSAGTALNEIDRVSRELADLIQQISRSASDEAVQANDVAENIQHIFAVTEQTSDGTRTTAQQVRELSQMAEELRQSVSRFKIA
- a CDS encoding response regulator, translated to MPIQKVLIVDDSKTELMFLSDLLVRQGMVVRTAQNSDEAMLRLSEERPDLILMDVVMPGQNGFQLTRLITRTPEYADIPIIMCTSKNQETDRVWGMRQGARGYVTKPVDPAELKAKIEALG
- a CDS encoding chemotaxis protein CheW codes for the protein MAQREDLRELQTRLADRLSQARNQTAVGASWLAVKISGKNFLLPLSQSGEVLGWSGVEPVPYTKPWMLGVTSIRGILLTVVDLARMLGLPAARSEQVFAGASVVALNPMMGVNAALFVEQLEGLRGSNDFSQSKDKPADAPEFFGALYTSASGEQWQELNLQLLANAPDFLDITV